From the Candidatus Omnitrophota bacterium genome, one window contains:
- a CDS encoding ABC transporter substrate-binding protein, translating into MKRSTAILALLFFLGVGLVIWAAWLETSRQSGFSDLPAGFDPQRIVCAAPSITEIVFALGRGGRVVGVSEFSNYPPEAAQVEKIGGIIDPNLERIVALKPDLVIVLGRMEPVSELCRRENIARLRVDMSDFECVLRDIQTIGDALGRSETAKNLISNMKYDLDDVRLRAKQIGRRIKVFLCVGRKGGSLAGLYTVNSNSFLNELLEIAGGDNIFKDIGGAYPQVSVESLLKRAPDVIIELNPNETSLSGRGRAELEDWYASPITPAAASGRVYSITDDYVTIPGPRMVLTARRFYELIHKGMVSDE; encoded by the coding sequence ATGAAACGCTCGACAGCGATTCTGGCTTTGTTGTTTTTTTTGGGAGTAGGATTGGTTATATGGGCGGCTTGGCTGGAAACGTCTCGCCAGAGCGGTTTTAGCGATTTACCCGCCGGATTCGATCCTCAGCGCATCGTCTGCGCCGCGCCTTCCATCACGGAAATCGTTTTCGCTTTGGGAAGAGGCGGACGCGTGGTAGGCGTCAGCGAGTTCTCCAATTATCCGCCGGAGGCGGCGCAAGTGGAAAAAATCGGGGGAATTATCGATCCCAACTTGGAGCGCATTGTAGCGTTGAAGCCGGATTTGGTTATCGTGTTGGGACGGATGGAACCTGTATCCGAATTGTGCCGCCGCGAAAACATCGCGCGGCTGCGGGTGGATATGAGCGATTTCGAATGCGTTTTGCGGGATATCCAAACGATAGGAGACGCGCTGGGGCGTTCCGAAACGGCGAAAAACTTGATAAGCAATATGAAATACGATTTGGATGACGTCCGGCTGCGCGCCAAGCAAATAGGGCGCCGTATCAAGGTTTTTCTTTGCGTGGGAAGAAAGGGGGGATCGCTGGCGGGATTGTATACCGTTAATAGCAATTCCTTTTTAAACGAACTGTTGGAAATCGCTGGAGGAGATAACATTTTTAAAGATATCGGCGGAGCTTATCCGCAAGTATCCGTAGAATCGCTGCTGAAGCGGGCGCCGGATGTCATTATCGAGCTGAATCCCAACGAAACGTCGTTGTCGGGAAGGGGACGCGCCGAACTGGAAGATTGGTATGCTTCTCCCATAACTCCCGCCGCCGCGTCGGGACGAGTTTATTCTATTACGGACGATTACGTCACAATTCCCGGCCCCCGCATGGTTCTTACCGCCCGGCGATTTTACGAACTAATTCATAAGGGAATGGTGAGTGACGAATGA
- a CDS encoding response regulator — MTPIALIVEDDPCVRSFVKDVLENQHFDIIEAETEMDGWRFFLEREKDIRFIFTDVNLKEGNGWHLFKKIRDRSNSPYIVISSAFPCENKKEFPLGHSSQFLLKPFPLDALIDAAQMAVYPSPHLSPLGE, encoded by the coding sequence ATGACTCCAATTGCTTTGATCGTTGAAGACGATCCATGCGTTCGGTCATTTGTCAAGGACGTACTCGAGAATCAACATTTCGATATTATCGAAGCCGAAACGGAGATGGACGGTTGGAGATTTTTTCTCGAACGCGAGAAGGATATCCGTTTCATTTTTACGGACGTAAATCTAAAAGAGGGAAATGGCTGGCATTTATTCAAGAAAATCCGCGACAGATCGAATTCCCCCTATATCGTTATTTCCAGCGCCTTCCCTTGCGAAAACAAAAAAGAATTTCCTTTGGGCCATTCTTCGCAATTCCTTCTCAAACCTTTTCCGCTTGACGCTTTGATCGACGCCGCTCAGATGGCGGTTTATCCTTCCCCCCATTTATCCCCCCTCGGCGAATGA
- a CDS encoding flagellin has translation MDISRMNNSLNMVALHNLQNLTAPNLERSAQSLASGLRINRAADDASGLVNANRLQTQISGLNKAFDAAQTGINIANIADQGLGGVTDRLQRIRDLVLQAGSGAQDGQSRRAIQDEIDQNVQEIGRIADTTQFNGLHLLNGDAVSTAGIRPGAPSGGISIAVSQLTTRENYFTVRQIQSGSAQIASGEAAGETQTVNAGVQNVRDIAVTQGTFAHGNAPAAADDALANTTFNGVSLQNGGVIQFQGMLADGKTAFTGSLSISAGGDVNSLVAQIQQTLDAAETAAGVNTADGTNPGETNAVYNTNTGRLEFQNGADQGVSRFQIQFNAANANGQLQTTTGITRAAEIGGAATGAQIGNSVTAITGNTFDTGALTLEIGDVTAANRRIVETNAAFQTGTGGPAQADSNLIGAVFEGVTLSAGDTIAINGTNADGTTFSNTITVSNVDLGAGQGDASTMQDLIDELNQRDRSQLAGGRGNPSGFEAATAQLAPDGRIQVVDDIAASSQTNFTLTVNDRSSGNAVADKANMVQQGAAQTASVSINGGPNQRVEAGSMATLYGQPAADGEAAPQITLQFGANLTAGTDEINAARAEYAGSLNGGAEVLFAAGQQNVQFNSGLRQNENAVLNFDAAVGVPGLQDNGVGTVVISATGREANFQIGANAGETKGIQFGDMRPRTLGLGEGLALENIDVTREGGVEQALQIADNALNQASDARSRIGAFSNGLEATSNQLAVASENYLASRSRLADADYAAEATRYASNQLLLQSNLLVQSQTNNLTSAFFLDLLR, from the coding sequence ATGGACATTTCACGGATGAATAACAGCCTGAACATGGTGGCTCTGCACAATCTGCAAAATTTGACGGCTCCGAATTTGGAGCGCAGCGCCCAAAGCCTCGCTTCCGGCTTGCGAATCAACCGCGCAGCCGACGACGCTTCCGGCTTGGTTAACGCCAACCGTCTGCAAACGCAGATTTCCGGTTTGAACAAAGCCTTCGACGCCGCTCAAACCGGCATTAATATCGCCAATATCGCCGACCAAGGCCTCGGCGGCGTTACCGACCGTCTCCAACGCATCCGCGATCTCGTTTTGCAAGCAGGTTCCGGCGCCCAGGACGGGCAATCCCGGCGAGCGATCCAGGATGAGATCGATCAAAACGTCCAGGAAATCGGACGCATCGCCGATACGACGCAATTCAACGGCCTTCATCTTCTGAATGGAGACGCCGTTTCCACGGCGGGCATCCGCCCGGGAGCGCCTTCCGGCGGCATATCCATCGCTGTAAGCCAACTGACGACGAGAGAAAATTATTTTACCGTCCGGCAAATTCAATCCGGCTCGGCTCAAATCGCCAGCGGCGAAGCGGCGGGAGAAACGCAAACCGTAAACGCGGGCGTCCAGAACGTCAGAGACATCGCCGTCACCCAAGGAACCTTCGCCCATGGCAATGCGCCCGCCGCCGCCGATGACGCCCTTGCGAATACAACCTTCAATGGCGTCTCTTTGCAAAACGGCGGCGTCATTCAATTTCAAGGAATGTTAGCTGACGGAAAAACCGCTTTCACTGGTTCGTTGAGCATTAGCGCGGGCGGTGATGTAAACAGTCTTGTCGCCCAAATCCAACAAACGCTCGACGCCGCCGAAACCGCGGCAGGCGTCAACACGGCTGACGGAACCAATCCTGGCGAAACTAACGCCGTCTATAATACGAACACAGGACGCCTTGAATTTCAAAACGGCGCGGATCAAGGCGTCTCCCGATTCCAGATTCAATTCAACGCCGCCAACGCCAACGGCCAGTTGCAGACAACGACAGGAATCACCCGCGCGGCGGAAATCGGGGGCGCGGCTACCGGCGCTCAGATTGGCAATTCCGTCACGGCCATTACCGGCAATACGTTCGATACGGGCGCATTAACCTTGGAAATCGGCGATGTAACGGCGGCCAACCGCCGAATCGTCGAAACCAACGCCGCTTTTCAAACGGGGACCGGTGGACCAGCTCAGGCGGATTCGAACTTGATCGGCGCCGTATTCGAGGGAGTTACTCTGTCGGCGGGCGATACGATCGCCATCAATGGAACCAACGCCGACGGGACGACTTTTTCGAATACGATCACCGTCTCCAACGTCGACCTGGGCGCAGGCCAAGGCGATGCCTCGACAATGCAGGACCTGATCGACGAATTGAACCAGCGCGACCGCAGCCAGCTCGCCGGCGGCAGAGGCAATCCGAGCGGTTTCGAAGCCGCAACCGCCCAGCTTGCGCCGGACGGACGAATCCAAGTCGTCGACGACATCGCCGCTTCTTCTCAGACTAACTTTACGCTGACCGTGAACGACCGTTCCAGCGGCAACGCCGTCGCCGATAAGGCCAACATGGTCCAACAAGGCGCTGCGCAAACCGCTTCCGTGAGCATCAACGGCGGTCCCAACCAACGAGTGGAAGCGGGAAGCATGGCGACGCTTTATGGACAACCCGCCGCCGATGGAGAAGCGGCGCCGCAAATCACGCTGCAATTCGGCGCCAACCTCACGGCGGGAACCGACGAGATTAACGCCGCCCGCGCCGAATACGCAGGCAGCCTCAACGGCGGCGCGGAAGTTCTCTTCGCGGCGGGACAACAAAACGTCCAATTTAACAGCGGATTGCGGCAAAACGAAAACGCCGTTCTGAATTTCGACGCCGCCGTCGGCGTTCCCGGACTTCAGGATAATGGAGTCGGGACGGTTGTCATTTCCGCCACGGGGCGCGAAGCCAATTTCCAAATCGGCGCCAACGCGGGCGAAACGAAGGGAATTCAGTTTGGCGATATGCGGCCTCGGACGCTCGGCCTTGGCGAAGGGCTTGCGCTCGAAAATATCGACGTTACCCGCGAAGGCGGCGTCGAACAAGCGCTGCAAATCGCCGACAACGCTCTCAATCAGGCTAGCGATGCGCGAAGCCGGATCGGCGCTTTCTCCAACGGTTTGGAAGCAACCTCCAACCAGCTCGCCGTGGCTTCGGAAAACTATCTCGCTTCCCGCTCCCGTCTCGCCGACGCCGACTACGCCGCCGAAGCGACGCGATACGCTTCGAACCAATTGCTGCTGCAATCGAATCTTTTGGTTCAATCGCAGACAAACAACCTGACGAGCGCCTTCTTCTTGGATCTGCTCCGTTAG
- a CDS encoding flagellin, with product MVVQSSLANLASNTIIAAMRTGQNSVRTSIERLGTGLRINSAKDDPGGLVTSTKLATQFRGLDQAAANAQTGIGIAEVATEGVGKISDLLQQIRSSILAANALSSGSSARLAYQRDIQEKVDEINTIASETKYQNKNLLDGTFSAQTDFSAGSRGFGGSVAFGADASVLTKGKASLNIYQIQVGTETIKSGSDLLFNTGIRYATDISVSFGQLAKGGSAAVTADNLNKLTFNRVSLQNNGQIKFNGLLADGTTNFAGTFDIEASSDLDSLISAIQSKIDIAETVNGVEGTNSGETTVGYNTSTGRLEFANSQTGAISQFAINFTVKNAASSVQTSFGSERIGAFANEFLTTTGSGAKIGNSVSAITGSTFASGNYDIEVSNVQAASNRIVESSMGFFTNVSLSTPVASATNLSSAFINGVSLANGDVITFGGSDPDGTTFSVAFTVSDAAGSEDYRDGRAATFGDLLNGLNNRDRTDTGYGFNQATATLTAGGALRLEDDVANTSSSNFNFYITNIRTVDDGMGGFTIELENSDTFDANTITEGNRETATMSIAGGPSQTVKAGDVVTLEGGNSIGENEPTPYVTFRAGNNLQEGTDKLTITENIYEGTLNDGPKVQFRNGQQNVVFTANPSDGRSAFQQIKINFDDVLNITNSIQEGAERFVLSSTGRDLNFQLGVTDEKILVIPDLRSANLGLDEEQNLEAIDVSTTTGALEALDIVDSALNQTSDVLGRIGSFTSRLQDVVSHLDFTSYILQNSYDQITGVDVAQETTDYTLNSIFMEARASLLIQANTLQKNVFSILYGLNTTTR from the coding sequence ATGGTCGTTCAGAGTTCTCTGGCCAATCTGGCCAGCAATACGATCATCGCGGCGATGCGCACGGGGCAGAACAGCGTGAGAACCAGCATCGAACGGCTGGGGACCGGGCTGCGCATCAACAGCGCCAAGGACGATCCCGGCGGATTGGTTACAAGTACGAAACTCGCCACCCAGTTCAGGGGTCTCGATCAAGCCGCCGCCAATGCGCAAACCGGCATCGGCATCGCCGAAGTGGCAACGGAAGGCGTCGGCAAGATTTCCGACTTGCTGCAACAAATCCGATCTTCCATTCTCGCCGCCAACGCTCTCAGTTCCGGTTCCAGCGCCCGGCTGGCTTATCAAAGAGACATTCAGGAAAAAGTCGATGAAATCAACACCATCGCTTCAGAAACCAAGTATCAAAACAAAAATCTTCTGGACGGCACTTTTTCCGCTCAAACCGATTTCAGCGCTGGTTCCCGCGGTTTCGGCGGCAGCGTCGCGTTCGGCGCCGATGCGTCCGTCCTCACCAAAGGAAAGGCCTCTCTTAACATTTATCAGATCCAAGTGGGAACGGAAACGATAAAATCGGGTTCCGATTTGCTTTTTAATACGGGCATCCGCTACGCCACCGACATCTCCGTCTCTTTCGGGCAATTGGCGAAAGGGGGAAGCGCCGCCGTTACAGCCGATAACCTCAACAAGTTAACCTTCAACCGCGTATCTCTGCAAAATAATGGCCAAATTAAATTCAACGGCCTTTTGGCCGATGGAACCACCAATTTTGCGGGAACCTTCGACATCGAAGCCTCTTCCGACCTCGACTCCCTGATTTCCGCCATCCAGAGCAAGATCGACATTGCGGAAACGGTCAACGGCGTCGAGGGAACGAATAGCGGAGAGACCACCGTCGGTTACAATACCTCTACGGGACGCTTGGAATTCGCCAACAGCCAAACCGGCGCCATCTCCCAATTCGCCATCAATTTTACCGTGAAAAACGCCGCCAGCTCCGTTCAAACCAGTTTCGGCTCCGAACGGATAGGCGCCTTCGCCAATGAATTCCTCACGACGACGGGTTCCGGCGCCAAAATCGGCAACAGCGTCAGCGCCATCACCGGCTCCACGTTCGCCAGCGGCAATTACGACATTGAAGTATCCAACGTTCAGGCGGCGTCCAATCGCATCGTCGAATCCAGCATGGGATTCTTCACCAACGTCAGTTTATCTACGCCGGTCGCCAGTGCTACGAACCTCTCCAGCGCTTTTATTAACGGCGTTTCCCTAGCCAACGGCGATGTGATTACGTTTGGCGGTTCCGATCCGGACGGAACCACTTTTAGCGTCGCCTTCACCGTAAGCGATGCGGCGGGCAGCGAAGATTACCGCGACGGACGCGCCGCCACCTTCGGCGATTTGCTCAATGGACTCAACAATCGCGATCGGACCGATACGGGTTATGGATTCAACCAAGCCACGGCCACTTTGACCGCCGGCGGCGCTCTGCGGCTCGAGGACGACGTCGCCAATACTTCGTCCAGCAATTTTAACTTCTATATCACCAATATCCGCACCGTCGACGACGGCATGGGCGGCTTCACTATCGAATTGGAAAATTCCGATACGTTCGACGCGAACACTATTACGGAGGGCAACCGCGAGACGGCTACGATGTCCATCGCCGGAGGCCCCTCCCAAACCGTCAAAGCTGGAGACGTCGTTACGCTCGAAGGCGGAAACTCGATTGGAGAGAACGAACCGACGCCTTACGTCACTTTCCGCGCCGGCAATAACCTCCAAGAGGGAACGGACAAATTAACCATTACGGAAAACATTTATGAAGGCACTCTGAACGACGGTCCTAAAGTGCAATTCCGCAACGGTCAGCAAAACGTCGTTTTCACCGCCAATCCCAGCGATGGCCGCAGCGCGTTTCAACAAATCAAGATCAATTTCGACGACGTTCTCAACATCACCAATTCTATCCAAGAAGGGGCGGAACGCTTCGTTCTCTCTTCCACCGGCCGCGATTTGAATTTTCAATTGGGAGTGACAGACGAGAAGATTTTAGTCATTCCCGATTTGCGCTCAGCCAATCTCGGCCTCGACGAGGAACAAAATCTCGAGGCCATCGACGTATCTACCACCACCGGCGCTTTGGAAGCGCTCGATATCGTCGATAGCGCCCTAAACCAAACCAGCGACGTCCTCGGACGGATCGGCTCCTTTACGTCCCGGCTGCAAGACGTTGTCAGTCACCTCGATTTCACGTCGTATATTCTTCAAAATTCGTACGATCAAATCACCGGCGTCGACGTGGCCCAGGAAACGACCGACTACACGTTGAATTCGATCTTCATGGAAGCGCGAGCCTCGCTGCTTATCCAAGCCAATACGCTGCAAAAGAACGTCTTTTCCATTTTGTATGGATTGAACACAACTACTAGATAG
- a CDS encoding ABC transporter ATP-binding protein, with protein MERLRLSNIRFTYPDSDWRLDVPSFRLCAGEIAAIVGLNGSGKSTFLRIAAGALRPDAGEAVMDGKDIFSLDRRSAARLVGYLPQNTACEYDLHVIDIVAMGRYSHLKAGGFLSEADLEVIEESMKMTETLAFRKRRISQLSGGEQKRVFLASVLAQEPSLLLLDEPTASLDLHHQALFFELLSDLAEKGMGVLAAIHDVNAASLYCSRLALFEQGRIGIEGTPEEVLTPKTVSRTYGEGVLLTRHPQGRPMLFPQRRGGER; from the coding sequence ATGGAACGTTTGCGTTTATCCAATATACGTTTTACCTACCCTGATTCGGATTGGAGGCTCGATGTACCCTCCTTTCGTCTTTGCGCGGGAGAGATTGCGGCGATCGTCGGCCTCAATGGATCGGGGAAGAGCACCTTTTTGCGCATCGCCGCCGGTGCGCTGCGTCCGGACGCGGGCGAAGCGGTGATGGACGGCAAGGACATTTTCTCGCTCGACCGCCGCAGCGCCGCCCGGCTTGTGGGGTATCTGCCCCAAAATACGGCCTGCGAATACGATCTGCATGTAATAGATATTGTGGCGATGGGGAGGTATTCCCACTTGAAAGCGGGCGGTTTTTTGAGCGAAGCCGATCTGGAAGTCATCGAGGAATCGATGAAGATGACGGAGACGTTGGCTTTTCGCAAGCGCCGCATCTCCCAATTATCGGGAGGAGAACAGAAGCGGGTATTTCTGGCGTCGGTTTTGGCGCAAGAGCCTTCGCTATTACTGCTGGACGAACCGACGGCTTCCTTGGATTTGCATCATCAAGCGTTGTTCTTTGAGTTATTAAGCGATTTAGCGGAGAAGGGGATGGGCGTATTGGCGGCGATTCACGACGTCAATGCGGCATCGCTGTATTGCAGCCGCCTGGCGCTGTTTGAACAGGGACGCATCGGAATAGAAGGAACGCCGGAAGAAGTATTGACGCCGAAAACCGTATCCCGTACTTATGGCGAAGGCGTTCTCCTGACCCGGCATCCGCAAGGGCGGCCTATGTTGTTCCCGCAACGGCGAGGAGGAGAGCGTTGA
- a CDS encoding iron ABC transporter permease, with protein sequence MKEALTRHSYYWLLLLYFLPLAAALAAAPLVGAERIDALGAIKSLFGGGAANIDFSILFSQRIPRVLLAALAGGTLAAVGACFQAILHNPLAEPYTLGVTGGSTMGATLAIVVPGLHFSWGPFSTVQLFSLLGAAAALIFLYALSRRPEGIAAPTLLLAGITVSIVSAGFILFMRYAASPEFLIQMDRWLMGGLEIGGFEELTALFPFLLPGLYMLFSCRLEMNHLSVGEELAAGHGVDVGSVQKKIFFGGGLTTAAVVSLSGPIGFVGLIVPHAVRRLSGYDHRIALPGCFFLGGAFLVACDAAARTLFSPREMPVGIITALIGGPVFIWILLKKR encoded by the coding sequence TTGAAAGAGGCGTTGACGCGGCATTCTTATTATTGGCTCTTGCTGCTCTATTTTTTGCCATTGGCGGCGGCGTTGGCGGCGGCGCCGTTGGTGGGCGCCGAACGCATCGACGCTCTTGGAGCGATAAAATCGTTGTTTGGCGGCGGCGCTGCAAATATCGATTTCTCCATTTTATTTTCCCAGCGCATTCCTCGCGTTTTGCTAGCGGCGTTAGCGGGGGGAACGCTGGCGGCGGTGGGAGCGTGTTTCCAGGCGATCCTGCATAATCCGTTGGCGGAACCGTATACGCTAGGCGTTACGGGAGGCTCCACAATGGGGGCAACATTGGCGATCGTCGTTCCGGGACTGCATTTTTCTTGGGGACCCTTTTCCACCGTGCAACTGTTTTCCCTGCTTGGCGCGGCGGCGGCGTTGATTTTTCTCTACGCGCTCTCCCGCCGTCCGGAAGGCATCGCCGCGCCGACGCTGCTGCTGGCGGGGATAACGGTATCCATCGTTTCCGCCGGATTTATTCTATTTATGCGCTACGCCGCTAGCCCTGAATTTCTCATTCAGATGGATCGCTGGTTGATGGGCGGATTGGAGATCGGCGGCTTTGAAGAGTTAACGGCGTTGTTCCCCTTTTTGCTGCCGGGATTGTATATGCTTTTTTCCTGCCGCTTGGAGATGAATCATCTTTCCGTAGGAGAAGAATTGGCGGCGGGGCATGGCGTGGATGTCGGTTCGGTGCAGAAAAAAATCTTTTTCGGTGGAGGCTTAACGACGGCGGCGGTGGTTTCGCTATCGGGACCGATCGGATTTGTTGGATTGATTGTTCCCCACGCCGTGAGAAGACTGAGCGGCTACGATCATCGCATCGCGCTTCCCGGCTGCTTTTTCCTAGGCGGCGCGTTTTTGGTTGCATGCGACGCAGCGGCCCGCACCTTATTTTCGCCTAGAGAGATGCCGGTAGGGATCATAACAGCGCTCATCGGCGGGCCGGTTTTCATTTGGATATTATTGAAGAAGAGATAA